A single window of Pseudomonadota bacterium DNA harbors:
- a CDS encoding type II toxin-antitoxin system HicA family toxin, with the protein MKVAEILKLLQQDGWFQVAQKGSHRQLKHASKAGRVTVPGKPGDDLAPGTQNSILKQAGLR; encoded by the coding sequence ATGAAAGTCGCCGAGATCCTTAAACTCCTGCAGCAGGATGGCTGGTTCCAGGTCGCGCAGAAAGGCAGCCATCGCCAGTTAAAGCATGCGTCCAAGGCTGGGCGGGTAACAGTTCCTGGCAAGCCGGGCGATGATTTGGCTCCCGGCACGCAAAACAGTATCCTCAAACAGGCCGGTCTCAGGTAG